One uncultured Caproiciproducens sp. DNA segment encodes these proteins:
- a CDS encoding inorganic diphosphatase gives MSIWHDISQDRIQADDFCAVIEIPKGCKTKYELDKETGLLYMDRVLYTSAHYPANYGFIPRTYAADKDPLDVLVLCSEDIQPLSLVRCYPIGVITMVDSGTKDEKIIAIPFHDPTYNVFKDIRELPKHVFEEMSHFFSFYKELEGKATAVENTQNSEEAKQIIQESINRYLKEFSHI, from the coding sequence TTGAGCATTTGGCATGATATTTCTCAAGACAGGATTCAGGCGGATGATTTTTGCGCGGTTATTGAGATTCCTAAGGGTTGTAAAACCAAATATGAGCTGGATAAAGAAACCGGTTTACTTTATATGGATCGAGTGCTATATACTTCCGCGCATTATCCTGCCAATTATGGTTTTATTCCCCGCACTTACGCAGCAGATAAGGACCCACTGGATGTACTGGTACTATGTTCCGAAGATATCCAGCCGCTTTCACTTGTCCGATGCTATCCTATTGGCGTCATCACCATGGTAGACAGTGGTACTAAGGATGAAAAAATAATTGCCATTCCTTTTCATGACCCCACTTACAATGTATTCAAGGATATTAGAGAATTACCAAAGCATGTCTTTGAAGAAATGTCGCACTTTTTTTCTTTTTACAAGGAGCTTGAAGGCAAGGCCACCGCAGTTGAAAACACTCAAAATTCAGAGGAAGCGAAGCAGATTATCCAGGAGAGTATTAACAGGTATTTAAAAGAGTTTTCCCATATTTAA